Proteins from one Litoribrevibacter albus genomic window:
- a CDS encoding methyltransferase domain-containing protein — protein MREEVQDYYGKTLQSSDDLKTDACCTDTNMPRHVKTALTKVHDEVLTRYYGCGLVAPEKLEGARILDLGSGSGRDCYVLAQLVGENGYVVGVDMTDEQLDVANRHVEFHADKFGYNASNVEFRKGYLENLEDLGLEENSFDIVVSNCVINLCQDKAAVLKQAYNLLKPGGEIYFSDVYSDRRVPAALINDPILYGECLSGALYWNDFQNLAKQCGFLDPRLVEDRPLAINNEAIKEKLGNIQFFSATYRLFKLDELEPACEDYGQAVIYKGTIEHHPEAFTLDKHHFIETGKVFPVCGNTWRMLHDTRFKEHFEFIGNWDKHYGIFDGCGTSLPYDTEAGSNNEGGGCC, from the coding sequence ATGCGCGAAGAAGTACAGGATTACTATGGTAAAACCCTTCAAAGCAGCGACGATCTGAAAACAGACGCCTGTTGTACGGACACCAACATGCCTCGTCATGTAAAAACAGCGTTGACAAAGGTTCATGATGAAGTACTGACCCGCTACTATGGCTGCGGCTTGGTTGCACCGGAAAAACTGGAAGGCGCACGTATTCTGGACTTGGGCAGTGGCTCCGGTAGAGATTGCTATGTACTGGCTCAACTGGTTGGCGAAAATGGCTACGTTGTGGGTGTCGACATGACCGACGAACAATTGGACGTTGCCAATCGACATGTTGAATTCCACGCAGATAAATTTGGCTACAACGCCTCTAACGTAGAGTTCAGAAAAGGATACCTTGAGAACCTTGAAGACCTAGGTCTGGAAGAAAACAGTTTCGACATCGTTGTCTCTAACTGCGTTATCAATCTGTGTCAGGACAAAGCGGCCGTTCTAAAACAAGCCTATAACCTTCTGAAGCCTGGCGGTGAAATATATTTTTCGGATGTTTATTCCGACCGTCGTGTACCTGCTGCTCTGATTAATGACCCGATTCTGTATGGCGAGTGCCTCAGCGGCGCCCTGTATTGGAATGACTTCCAAAATCTGGCTAAGCAGTGTGGTTTCCTAGATCCTCGTCTTGTGGAGGACCGCCCACTGGCCATCAACAATGAAGCGATTAAAGAAAAGCTTGGTAACATCCAGTTCTTCTCAGCCACCTATCGTTTATTCAAGCTCGATGAACTTGAACCTGCCTGCGAAGATTATGGGCAAGCAGTGATCTACAAAGGTACGATTGAACATCACCCCGAAGCCTTTACGCTTGATAAACACCACTTTATTGAAACCGGTAAGGTATTCCCTGTATGTGGAAATACCTGGCGCATGTTGCACGATACCCGTTTTAAAGAACACTTTGAGTTTATAGGCAACTGGGATAAGCATTACGGCATTTTTGATGGTTGTGGTACCTCCCTTCCCTACGATACCGAAGCGGGTTCCAACAACGAAGGCGGTGGTTGCTGTTAA
- a CDS encoding nitroreductase yields the protein MEFLDTLKQRRSIRSFSDKAVPQSVLDELLNEALESPSSSNTQPYKLAVATGNTCKALGEELVNKYHAANKISKQPLPLKLISAATSSDLPDSDFKPILGKYPGIFQKRRVATGMGLYEVLGIERNDRKARDEQMAKNFNFFNAPVAIFFFVHPGMKHTALVDLGIFMQSLMLAATNKGLGSCAQGALGMWRSPIEKHFKIPKDYKLVCGLALGYPDEHEVNQYRPGKINLDELLIPEK from the coding sequence ATGGAATTCCTAGACACACTTAAACAACGAAGAAGCATTCGCTCCTTCTCTGATAAAGCAGTTCCGCAATCCGTACTCGATGAGCTGCTAAATGAAGCGCTGGAATCTCCATCCAGCTCAAACACCCAGCCATATAAACTGGCAGTAGCCACAGGTAACACCTGTAAAGCGCTCGGGGAAGAGCTGGTAAACAAATACCATGCTGCGAATAAGATCAGCAAGCAGCCATTGCCGCTAAAATTAATCTCTGCTGCAACCAGCTCAGATCTACCTGACAGCGACTTCAAACCCATTCTAGGTAAATACCCAGGAATTTTTCAGAAGCGTCGCGTCGCTACAGGCATGGGGCTCTACGAAGTGCTTGGCATTGAACGGAATGACCGCAAAGCTCGAGATGAGCAGATGGCAAAGAACTTCAATTTCTTCAACGCCCCTGTCGCAATCTTCTTCTTTGTCCACCCGGGTATGAAACACACTGCGCTGGTTGATTTAGGCATCTTCATGCAATCCCTGATGCTTGCAGCCACAAACAAAGGGCTGGGTAGCTGTGCTCAGGGGGCATTAGGCATGTGGCGTTCCCCGATTGAAAAGCACTTTAAAATCCCTAAGGATTACAAACTCGTGTGCGGGCTGGCTTTGGGTTATCCGGACGAACACGAAGTGAATCAGTATCGTCCTGGTAAAATTAATCTTGATGAGCTGCTAATTCCTGAAAAATAG
- a CDS encoding YfaP family protein: protein MRKTPAHLPVLMTAMIASAALTGCSDSDSKSNPGNSSEFTVSGTAKNFYTGAEIDNATVRVAGVVNGETIELGSTETDASGRFSVTYKTAPTRLIISGEGDEYGEYSIIVNNETQQRTLNAGDLLLQPAQFVDTIDPSINNDIQLGTTTIVSLTANSLVNENGDPAEGEVATQLTVIDPSSNPALMPGDYQTIDGDSGDINLIESFGAISATFKDENGNDLNLAEGQTATIRIPLAEGIDPATADATIPLFYFDEMSGYWIEEGTATLTQLANNEYVYEGTVSHFTVWNADKIYETIDIIGCVKDAEGNPVSNVDISSQGLDYIGSSDAISNAEGIFTLPARMNSELLISARSNSVSNTRKVITEDTDVDLTNACLILQPNAVSISLTWQEEPRDLDSHLFGPADLEGTTQFHISYENETETVDEVVIELDVDDTTSFGPEVITIPKFPYPGTYQYYVHHFSGEGTITSSPARVEVKIGDEEVIFSPRNATGDITEIWAVFNIEVDENLTPTVTAVQEYVDAVPGIGDSNEGEGEGEGEGEQVFEATAASFSNSKTHAPSVVRRLK from the coding sequence ATGAGAAAAACACCAGCCCATTTACCAGTTTTAATGACGGCAATGATTGCGTCTGCCGCACTGACCGGATGCAGTGACTCAGATTCAAAATCAAACCCTGGTAACAGCTCAGAATTTACCGTTTCTGGCACAGCCAAGAATTTTTACACTGGCGCAGAGATTGATAATGCTACGGTACGCGTTGCAGGTGTAGTCAACGGCGAAACCATTGAACTGGGTTCCACAGAAACTGACGCATCAGGCCGTTTCTCTGTCACCTATAAAACAGCTCCTACTCGTTTAATTATTTCAGGTGAAGGCGACGAGTATGGTGAATACTCCATAATCGTGAACAACGAGACACAACAACGAACGCTTAATGCAGGCGATTTACTGCTGCAACCAGCGCAGTTCGTAGACACCATTGATCCAAGCATTAACAACGACATTCAGCTTGGAACAACGACCATTGTTTCGTTAACCGCTAACAGTTTGGTCAATGAAAACGGTGATCCCGCCGAAGGTGAAGTAGCCACTCAATTAACCGTTATTGACCCAAGTTCAAATCCGGCACTAATGCCAGGTGACTATCAAACCATTGATGGTGACAGCGGAGACATTAACCTCATTGAATCTTTCGGTGCGATCAGTGCCACTTTCAAAGATGAAAATGGTAATGACCTGAATCTTGCCGAAGGCCAAACAGCCACCATTCGCATCCCGTTAGCCGAGGGCATTGATCCTGCGACTGCCGACGCGACGATCCCGTTGTTCTATTTTGACGAAATGTCCGGTTACTGGATCGAAGAAGGGACAGCCACCCTTACTCAATTAGCCAACAATGAGTATGTATACGAAGGTACGGTGAGTCACTTCACGGTATGGAATGCCGATAAGATTTACGAAACCATCGATATCATCGGCTGTGTAAAAGATGCTGAAGGCAACCCGGTGTCTAATGTGGATATCAGCTCTCAAGGTCTTGATTACATTGGTAGCTCGGATGCAATAAGCAACGCAGAAGGCATCTTTACTCTTCCAGCAAGAATGAACTCTGAACTGCTGATCAGCGCACGCTCTAACAGTGTCAGTAATACTCGCAAAGTTATCACTGAAGACACAGACGTTGACCTGACAAACGCCTGTTTAATTCTTCAACCGAACGCGGTAAGCATTAGCCTGACATGGCAAGAAGAACCCAGAGATTTGGACTCTCATTTATTTGGCCCAGCAGACTTAGAAGGCACGACTCAATTCCACATTTCTTACGAAAATGAAACAGAAACCGTAGACGAGGTGGTTATTGAGCTTGATGTTGACGATACAACCAGTTTTGGCCCTGAAGTCATTACCATTCCAAAATTCCCTTACCCTGGAACTTATCAATATTATGTACATCACTTTTCAGGTGAAGGCACCATCACCAGCTCACCTGCCCGAGTAGAAGTAAAAATTGGCGATGAAGAAGTCATTTTCTCACCAAGAAATGCGACTGGTGACATTACCGAAATCTGGGCGGTATTTAATATTGAGGTTGATGAAAACCTAACCCCGACAGTTACAGCAGTTCAAGAATACGTTGATGCCGTTCCTGGTATTGGAGATTCGAATGAAGGCGAAGGTGAAGGTGAAGGCGAAGGTGAGCAAGTGTTTGAAGCGACCGCTGCCTCTTTCTCTAATTCGAAAACGCATGCGCCGTCTGTTGTTCGCCGATTGAAATAA